The following proteins come from a genomic window of Aspergillus luchuensis IFO 4308 DNA, chromosome 3, nearly complete sequence:
- a CDS encoding SDR family oxidoreductase (COG:Q;~EggNog:ENOG410Q2Y0;~InterPro:IPR002347,IPR036291,IPR020904;~PFAM:PF00106,PF13561,PF08659;~go_function: GO:0016491 - oxidoreductase activity [Evidence IEA];~go_process: GO:0055114 - oxidation-reduction process [Evidence IEA]) has translation MVLVALITGGTSGIGLDVAQRLDLTGLWKVHIIGSNLERGKAAAASLKNTTFHQADVTKYEQQGNTFQKIFNEEKRLDFVFANAGVAEDTVFFSKHETGIPPRPDIAGLTDINLTGAIYTSYLAMHYFRRSPEVTMGKRNLIITSSIGGLYPCMHTPVYSATKHALVGFTRSIGKQLWNEGVKVNAICPGVVITPLITPELKAYFSEKVLITTSDVTNVIFKLISQDDVRDSKGTFVSRDQLHSQAILVSGEKYYCVDIPEYFDEVTQLTHQHMMG, from the exons ATGGTTTTGGTAGCACTTATCACAGGAGGAA CCAGTGGCATCGGCCTCGATGTCGCTCAACGACTCGACCTCACCGGCCTCTGGAAAGTTCACATCATTGGTAGCAACTTGGAACGCGGCAAAGCGGCCGCTGCGTCGCTTAAGAATACCACTTTTCACCAGGCTGATGTGACAAAGTACGAGCAGCAGGGCAATACGTTTCAGAAGATCTTcaacgaggagaagagatTAGACTTTGTCTTTGCGAATGCCGGCGTCGCCGAAGAcacggtcttcttctccaagcatGAAACAGGAATCCCGCCACGGCCTGATATTGCTGGACTAACGGATATTAACTTGACCGGCGCCATCTATACAAGTTACCTCGCCATGCACTATTTTCGCCGATCGCCGGAGGTAacgatggggaagagaaacCTGATTATCACGTCGAGCATCGGTGGGTTATacccatgcatgcatacgcCGGTATATTCAGCGACAAAAC ATGCTTTGGTTGGGTTTACACGCTCGATCGGTAAACAATTGTGGAACGAAGGTGTGAAAGTGAACGCGATTTGCCCAGGAGTAGTCATCACACCTTTGATTACACCAGAGCTGAAGGCTTACTTCTCGGAGAAGGTCCTGATCACTACGAGTGATGTGACCAACGTGATCTTTAAGCTGATCTCGCAAGATGACGTAAGAGATTCAAAGGGGACGTTTGTCTCGCGCGATCAGCTTCATTCGCAAGCAATCCTAGTGTCCGGGGAGAAGTACTACTGTGTCGACATACCAGAATATTTTGATGAGGTGACGCAACTAACTCATCAGCATATGATGGGTTGA
- a CDS encoding uncharacterized protein (COG:C;~EggNog:ENOG410Q1YF;~InterPro:IPR018108,IPR023395;~PFAM:PF00153;~TransMembrane:2 (o16-37i83-102o)), translating to MGTYNILKEIVKAHDIAPTVLTTFCMGAVAGVVTVYATQPFDTIKTRAQGVQGAGLVEAVRNIQSDYGIRGFWKGSSMRLGRLLLSGGIVFSVYEKMTYLLHPSVRVD from the coding sequence ATGGGCACGTACAATATCCTCAAAGAGATCGTCAAGGCACACGATATTGCGCCGACTGTTCTCACTACCTTTTGCATGGGAGCCGTCGCGGGAGTCGTCACGGTGTACGCGACGCAGCCTTTTGACACGATCAAGACGCGGGCGCAAGGGGTCCAGGGGGCAGGGCTTGTCGAAGCCGTCCGGAACATACAGAGTGACTATGGAATTCGGGGTTTCTGGAAGGGCAGTTCAATGCGGCTGGGCAGGTTGCTCCTAAGTGGCGGGATTGTCTTTTCGGTGTATGAGAAAATGACATATCTGCTGCATCCGAGTGTTCGGGTCGACTGA